The following coding sequences are from one Streptomyces sp. NBC_01232 window:
- a CDS encoding sugar phosphate isomerase/epimerase family protein has product MAEPVRVPTAKVALSTASVYPESTATAFEIAARLGYDGVEVMVWTDPVSQDVDALRRLSDHHGVPILAVHAPCLLITQRVWSTDPWTKLQRARAAAERLGASTVVVHPPFRWQRQYARDFVTGIWRMADETDVRFAVENMYPWRYRDREMLAYAPEWDVTKDDYRHFTVDLSHTATARTDATAMIDRMGDRLAHIHLADGNGSAKDEHLVPGRGTQPCAELLERLARTSFDGHVVIEVNTRRAMSSAEREADLAEALAFTRLHLATATSAAPATSAAPATSAAERDEVRRP; this is encoded by the coding sequence GTGGCAGAACCAGTCCGTGTCCCGACCGCGAAAGTCGCCCTCTCCACCGCCTCCGTATATCCGGAGTCGACGGCGACCGCCTTCGAGATCGCCGCGCGCCTCGGGTACGACGGCGTCGAGGTGATGGTCTGGACGGACCCGGTCAGCCAGGACGTCGACGCCCTGCGCCGGCTGTCGGACCACCACGGGGTGCCGATCCTGGCCGTCCACGCGCCGTGTCTCCTGATCACCCAGCGGGTCTGGTCCACCGATCCGTGGACCAAGTTGCAGCGCGCCCGGGCGGCGGCCGAGCGGCTCGGGGCGAGCACCGTGGTCGTGCATCCGCCGTTCCGCTGGCAGCGCCAGTACGCACGGGACTTCGTCACCGGCATCTGGCGGATGGCGGACGAGACCGACGTCCGGTTCGCCGTGGAGAACATGTACCCGTGGCGCTACCGCGACCGCGAGATGCTCGCGTACGCCCCTGAGTGGGACGTGACCAAGGACGACTACCGCCACTTCACCGTCGACCTGTCCCACACCGCGACCGCCCGTACCGACGCCACCGCGATGATCGACCGGATGGGCGACCGGCTCGCGCACATCCACCTCGCCGACGGGAACGGATCGGCCAAGGACGAGCACCTGGTCCCGGGCCGGGGTACGCAGCCCTGCGCCGAGCTGCTGGAACGCCTCGCGCGGACTTCGTTCGACGGGCACGTGGTGATCGAGGTGAACACGCGCCGGGCGATGTCCTCCGCCGAACGCGAGGCCGATCTCGCCGAGGCGCTGGCCTTTACCCGCCTGCACCTCGCCACCGCCACCTCAGCGGCGCCCGCCACTTCCGCGGCCCCCGCCACCTCCGCCGCCGAGCGCGACGAGGTCCGCCGGCCGTGA
- a CDS encoding TetR/AcrR family transcriptional regulator, with protein sequence MTDTPDAAQPRRRRGPGRPRQDEADEGPGTQERIRLAAREVFAERGYDKTSVRGIAKVAGVDPALVHHYFGSKDDLFAAAIEVSMEPALVVPSILGEGPDGIGERLARYFLGVWENPVTRVPLLAVIRSALTHEAAAKVLRGLVLRRVLERVAADLDVPDPTFRAELAASHMVGIAILRYVVQVEPLASADPEKIVALVAPTLQRYLTEE encoded by the coding sequence GTGACCGATACCCCGGACGCCGCCCAGCCCCGCCGCCGCCGCGGCCCCGGCCGCCCCCGGCAGGACGAGGCCGACGAGGGCCCCGGCACCCAGGAGCGCATCCGGCTCGCCGCCCGGGAGGTGTTCGCGGAGCGCGGGTACGACAAGACCTCCGTGCGCGGCATCGCCAAGGTCGCCGGCGTCGACCCTGCGCTGGTGCACCACTACTTCGGCAGCAAGGACGACCTGTTCGCCGCCGCCATCGAGGTCAGCATGGAGCCCGCCCTGGTGGTCCCCTCGATCCTCGGCGAGGGCCCGGACGGCATCGGCGAGCGCCTCGCCCGCTACTTCCTGGGCGTCTGGGAGAACCCGGTCACCCGTGTCCCGCTGCTCGCCGTGATCCGCTCGGCGCTCACGCACGAGGCCGCCGCGAAGGTGCTGCGCGGGCTGGTCCTGCGGCGGGTCCTGGAGCGCGTCGCCGCCGACCTCGACGTTCCCGACCCGACGTTCCGTGCCGAGCTCGCCGCCTCGCACATGGTCGGCATCGCGATCCTGCGCTACGTGGTCCAGGTGGAGCCCCTGGCGTCCGCCGACCCGGAGAAGATCGTGGCGCTCGTCGCGCCGACGCTGCAGCGGTACCTGACCGAGGAGTGA
- the ilvD gene encoding dihydroxy-acid dehydratase: protein MPELRSRTVTHGRNMAGARALMRASGVASADIGKPIVAVANSFTEFVPGHTHLAPVGRIVSDAIRAAGAIPREFNTIAVDDGIAMGHGGMLYSLPSRDLIADSVEYMVEAHCADALICISNCDKITPGMLMAAMRLNIPVVFVSGGPMEAGQATLVDGTVRKLDLIDAMVDASNENVSDEDVLRIEENACPTCGSCSGMFTANSMNCLAEAIGLALPGNGSVLATHTARRALYEDAGRTVVEITKRYYEDGDESVLPRNIATREAFENAMALDIAMGGSTNTILHLLAAAQEAGLDYDLTDIDAVSRRVPCLAKVAPNVAPGGTYYMEDIHRAGGIPAILGELHRGGLLNKDINTVHSDGLEDWLAQWDARSGTASDTAMELWHAGPGCERSATAFSQSKRWESLDLDAEGGCIRSVQHAYSKDGGLAVLRGNIAEDGCVVKTAGVDESIWTFEGPAVVCESQDEAVDKILRKEIKEGDVVVIRYEGPRGGPGMQEMLYPTSFLKGRGLGKSCALVTDGRFSGGTSGLSIGHASPEAASGGTIAVVEDGDRIRIDIPNRSIEVLVDEATLAARHEALGGVYAPKNRERKVSAALRAYAAMATSADKGAVRDVSLLG, encoded by the coding sequence ATGCCCGAGCTGAGGTCCCGCACCGTCACCCACGGCCGCAACATGGCAGGCGCACGTGCGCTTATGCGCGCCTCGGGCGTAGCGAGCGCGGACATCGGCAAGCCGATCGTCGCGGTCGCCAACTCCTTCACCGAGTTCGTCCCCGGCCACACCCACCTGGCTCCGGTCGGCCGCATCGTCTCGGACGCGATCCGGGCCGCCGGTGCGATCCCGCGCGAGTTCAACACCATCGCGGTCGACGACGGCATCGCCATGGGTCACGGCGGCATGCTGTACTCCCTCCCCTCCCGCGACCTGATCGCGGACTCGGTCGAGTACATGGTCGAGGCGCACTGCGCCGACGCGCTGATCTGCATCTCCAACTGCGACAAGATCACCCCCGGCATGCTGATGGCCGCCATGCGCCTCAACATCCCGGTGGTCTTCGTGTCCGGCGGCCCGATGGAGGCCGGCCAGGCGACCCTCGTCGACGGCACGGTCCGCAAGCTCGACCTGATCGACGCCATGGTCGACGCCTCCAACGAGAACGTCTCCGACGAGGACGTCCTGCGCATCGAGGAGAACGCCTGTCCCACCTGCGGCTCCTGCAGCGGCATGTTCACCGCCAACTCGATGAACTGCCTGGCCGAGGCCATCGGCCTGGCCCTCCCCGGCAACGGCTCGGTCCTCGCCACGCACACTGCCCGCCGCGCCCTGTACGAGGACGCCGGCCGCACGGTCGTGGAGATCACCAAGCGCTACTACGAGGACGGCGACGAGTCCGTCCTCCCGCGCAACATCGCCACCCGTGAGGCCTTCGAGAACGCCATGGCCCTCGACATCGCGATGGGCGGCTCCACCAACACGATCCTGCACCTGCTGGCCGCGGCGCAGGAAGCGGGTCTGGACTACGACCTCACCGACATCGACGCCGTCTCGCGCCGGGTCCCGTGCCTGGCCAAGGTCGCGCCGAACGTGGCGCCCGGCGGCACGTACTACATGGAGGACATCCACCGCGCCGGCGGCATCCCCGCCATCCTCGGCGAGCTGCACCGCGGCGGACTCCTCAACAAGGACATCAACACCGTCCACTCCGACGGCCTGGAGGACTGGCTCGCCCAGTGGGACGCCCGCTCCGGCACGGCCTCCGACACGGCCATGGAGCTGTGGCACGCGGGCCCCGGCTGCGAGCGCTCCGCCACCGCCTTCTCGCAGTCCAAGCGCTGGGAGTCCCTCGACCTCGACGCCGAGGGCGGCTGCATCCGCTCGGTGCAGCACGCGTACTCCAAGGACGGCGGCCTCGCCGTGCTGCGCGGCAACATCGCCGAGGACGGATGCGTCGTGAAGACCGCCGGCGTCGACGAGTCGATCTGGACCTTCGAGGGTCCGGCGGTCGTCTGCGAGTCCCAGGACGAGGCGGTCGACAAGATCCTCCGCAAGGAGATCAAGGAGGGCGACGTCGTCGTCATCCGCTACGAGGGCCCGCGCGGCGGCCCCGGCATGCAGGAGATGCTCTACCCGACCTCCTTCCTCAAGGGCCGCGGCCTCGGCAAGTCCTGCGCCCTGGTGACCGACGGCCGCTTCTCCGGCGGCACCTCGGGCCTGTCCATCGGCCACGCCTCCCCGGAGGCGGCCTCGGGCGGCACCATCGCGGTCGTCGAGGACGGCGACCGGATCCGCATCGACATCCCGAACCGGTCCATCGAGGTCCTCGTCGACGAGGCCACCCTGGCGGCCCGCCACGAGGCCCTCGGCGGCGTCTACGCCCCGAAGAACCGTGAGCGCAAGGTCTCCGCGGCCCTGCGCGCCTACGCCGCCATGGCCACCAGCGCCGACAAGGGCGCGGTCCGCGACGTCTCCCTCCTGGGCTGA